The following are from one region of the Rhizobacter sp. AJA081-3 genome:
- the paaD gene encoding 1,2-phenylacetyl-CoA epoxidase subunit PaaD, whose translation MVNLADAWATLNAVPDPEVPVLSVVDLGIVRELAVDDENDVTVTLTPTYSGCPATEVIQESVIQALMQAGARGVTVTTRLDPAWTTDWINPAAAEKLRAYGIAPPHLKAADAQPLRFHPKDIACPRCASTNTQRLSAFGSTACKALYRCLDCLEPFEHFKPI comes from the coding sequence GTGGTGAATCTCGCCGACGCCTGGGCGACCCTGAACGCCGTGCCGGACCCCGAGGTGCCGGTGCTGTCTGTGGTCGACCTGGGCATCGTGCGCGAGCTGGCAGTCGATGACGAGAACGACGTCACCGTGACGCTCACGCCCACCTACTCCGGCTGCCCGGCCACCGAGGTGATCCAGGAGTCGGTGATCCAGGCGCTGATGCAGGCCGGCGCGCGTGGCGTGACGGTCACCACGCGGCTCGACCCGGCCTGGACGACCGACTGGATCAACCCGGCCGCAGCCGAGAAGCTGCGCGCCTACGGCATCGCCCCGCCGCACCTGAAGGCTGCCGACGCGCAGCCGCTGCGCTTCCACCCCAAGGACATCGCCTGCCCGCGCTGCGCCAGCACGAACACGCAGCGCCTGTCCGCCTTCGGTTCCACCGCGTGCAAGGCGCTGTACCGCTGCCTCGACTGCCTGGAACCCTTCGAACACTTCAAGCCGATCTGA
- the paaA gene encoding 1,2-phenylacetyl-CoA epoxidase subunit PaaA, translating into MYTQAMDTMAREAKGQVQAVKSAEEQAREAAFEARIDAGEFVEAKDWMPEHYRKTLVRQISQHAHSEIVGMLPEGNWVTRAPTLKRKAILLAKVQDEGGHGLYLYAAAETLGVSRDELLDALHSGRAKYSSIFNYPTLNWADVGVIGWLVDGAAIMNQVPLCRCSYGPYARAMVRVCKEESFHQRQGFDALNVMMTQGTPAQRDMVQDAVNRWWWPSLMMFGPPDAESTHSTQSMRWGIKRISNDDLRQKFIDATVEQARVLGVALPDPDLKWNEARQSYDHGPIDWSEFWNVVNGHGPCNRERLADRVKAWDDGAWVREAALAHERKKQLRAKAA; encoded by the coding sequence ATGTACACCCAGGCGATGGACACCATGGCCCGCGAGGCCAAGGGCCAGGTGCAGGCCGTCAAGTCGGCCGAGGAACAGGCGCGCGAGGCCGCCTTCGAGGCGCGCATCGACGCCGGCGAGTTCGTCGAGGCGAAGGACTGGATGCCCGAGCATTACCGCAAGACGCTGGTGCGGCAGATCAGCCAGCACGCGCACTCCGAGATCGTCGGCATGCTGCCCGAGGGCAACTGGGTCACGCGCGCACCCACGCTCAAGCGCAAGGCGATCCTGCTGGCCAAGGTGCAGGACGAAGGCGGCCACGGCCTGTATCTCTACGCCGCGGCCGAGACGCTGGGCGTGTCGCGCGACGAGTTGCTCGACGCGCTGCACAGCGGCCGCGCCAAGTACAGCTCGATCTTCAACTACCCGACCCTGAACTGGGCCGACGTGGGCGTGATCGGCTGGCTGGTCGACGGCGCGGCGATCATGAACCAGGTGCCGCTGTGCCGCTGCTCGTACGGCCCGTATGCGCGGGCGATGGTGCGCGTGTGCAAGGAAGAATCCTTCCACCAGCGCCAGGGCTTCGACGCGCTGAACGTGATGATGACGCAGGGCACGCCCGCGCAGCGCGACATGGTGCAGGACGCGGTGAACCGCTGGTGGTGGCCGAGCCTGATGATGTTCGGCCCGCCGGACGCCGAGTCGACGCACAGCACGCAGTCGATGCGCTGGGGCATCAAGCGCATCTCCAACGACGACCTGCGGCAGAAGTTCATCGACGCCACCGTCGAGCAGGCTCGCGTGCTGGGCGTGGCCCTGCCCGACCCGGACCTGAAGTGGAACGAGGCACGCCAGTCCTACGACCACGGCCCGATCGACTGGAGCGAGTTCTGGAACGTGGTCAACGGCCACGGCCCCTGCAACCGCGAGCGACTGGCCGATCGCGTGAAGGCCTGGGACGACGGCGCCTGGGTGCGCGAGGCAGCGCTGGCGCACGAACGCAAGAAGCAACTCCGAGCAAAGGCGGCATGA
- a CDS encoding NAD(P)/FAD-dependent oxidoreductase yields MTHAPDFDAVIVGAGAAGLHCAGIAGQLGARVLLLDRAEKVAEKIRISGGGRCNFTNRDAAPANFLSDNPHFCRSALARYTPADFIALVQRHGIAWHEKHKGQLFCDRSAEDIIAMLLRECDAGGVTRRQPCAVRAVRHVDGGFELDTEGGPVRTRQLVVATGGLSIPKIGATDFGYRIAQQFGHRIVPTRPGLVPLTFDAALWAPFVPLAGVSLEVGIEAGAGKARGRFVEDLLFTHRGLSGPAVLQASNYWLPGAPLHIDLAQGTDLADALLQAKRSSRRQLGNEMAELLPRRLAEAWLASRPGWAAKPVAEMRDQDLRDLARQAQHWEIVPDGTEGYRKAEVTLGGVDTRELSSQTMESKLAPGLHFIGEVVDVTGWLGGYNFQWAWASAAACARALAERPAESAH; encoded by the coding sequence ATGACCCACGCACCCGACTTCGACGCCGTGATCGTCGGCGCCGGGGCCGCCGGGCTGCATTGCGCGGGCATCGCCGGCCAGCTCGGCGCCCGGGTGCTGCTGCTGGACCGCGCGGAGAAGGTGGCCGAGAAGATCCGCATCTCCGGCGGCGGGCGCTGCAACTTCACGAACCGCGACGCGGCACCGGCGAACTTTCTCTCCGATAACCCGCACTTCTGCCGCTCGGCGCTGGCGCGCTACACGCCGGCCGACTTCATCGCCCTGGTGCAGCGCCACGGCATCGCCTGGCACGAGAAGCACAAGGGCCAGCTGTTCTGCGACCGCTCGGCCGAAGACATCATCGCGATGCTGCTGCGCGAATGCGATGCGGGTGGCGTGACGCGGCGCCAGCCCTGCGCGGTGCGCGCGGTGCGGCACGTCGACGGCGGCTTCGAGCTCGATACCGAGGGCGGACCGGTGCGTACGCGCCAGCTCGTCGTGGCCACCGGCGGGCTGTCGATCCCGAAGATCGGCGCCACGGACTTCGGCTATCGGATCGCACAGCAGTTCGGCCACCGCATCGTGCCGACCCGGCCCGGCCTGGTGCCCCTGACCTTCGACGCCGCGTTGTGGGCGCCCTTCGTGCCCTTGGCCGGCGTGTCGCTGGAGGTGGGCATCGAGGCCGGCGCCGGCAAGGCCCGCGGCCGATTCGTCGAGGACCTGCTGTTCACCCACCGCGGCCTCAGCGGCCCGGCGGTGCTGCAGGCCTCGAACTACTGGCTGCCCGGCGCGCCGCTGCACATCGATCTCGCCCAGGGCACCGACCTGGCCGACGCGCTTCTACAGGCCAAGCGCAGCTCCAGACGGCAGCTCGGCAACGAGATGGCCGAACTGCTGCCGCGGCGCCTGGCCGAAGCCTGGCTCGCCAGCCGCCCGGGCTGGGCCGCCAAACCGGTGGCCGAGATGCGTGACCAGGACTTGCGAGACCTCGCCCGGCAGGCCCAGCACTGGGAGATCGTGCCCGACGGCACCGAGGGCTACCGCAAGGCCGAGGTGACGCTCGGTGGCGTGGACACCCGCGAACTGAGCTCGCAGACGATGGAAAGCAAGCTCGCCCCAGGTCTGCACTTCATCGGCGAGGTGGTCGACGTGACCGGCTGGCTCGGCGGTTACAACTTCCAGTGGGCCTGGGCCAGCGCCGCCGCCTGCGCCCGTGCCCTGGCGGAGCGGCCCGCCGAGAGTGCCCACTGA
- the paaK gene encoding phenylacetate--CoA ligase PaaK — translation MTVKRPAPGELEPIETASRDELQALQLQRLKWSLRHAYDHVPHYKRAFDAQGAHPDDLKSLADLSKFPFTTKKELRENYPFGMFAVPREQVVRVHASSGTTGKPTVVGYTQGDIDRWANLVARSIRASGGRRGDMVHVAYGYGLFTGGLGAHYGAEKLGCTVIPMSGGQTEKQVQLIVDFKPDIIMVTPSYMQVIIEEFRRQGLDPREMSVKVGIFGAEPWTEAMRRDIEAAAGIDAVDIYGLSEVMGPGVANECIETKDGPVIWEDHFYPEIIDPDTGEVLPDGAEGELVFTTLTKEALPVVRYRTRDLTRLLPPTARSMRRIGKIVGRSDDMLIIRGVNVFPTQIEELILQNDKLSGQYQIVVKRNGHLDQMTVRCEVRPDAGASGTADRREIGEWLQHRIKTLVGVSAEIDVGMPDSIERTLVGKARRVVDQRPKG, via the coding sequence ATGACCGTCAAGCGCCCCGCCCCCGGCGAACTCGAGCCGATCGAGACCGCCAGCCGCGACGAGCTGCAGGCGCTGCAACTGCAGCGGCTGAAGTGGTCACTGCGCCATGCCTACGACCATGTGCCGCACTACAAGCGCGCGTTCGACGCCCAGGGCGCACACCCCGACGACCTGAAGTCGCTCGCGGATCTCTCAAAGTTCCCCTTCACGACGAAGAAGGAGCTGCGCGAGAACTACCCCTTCGGCATGTTCGCCGTGCCGCGCGAGCAGGTGGTGCGCGTGCACGCCTCCTCGGGCACGACCGGCAAGCCCACGGTGGTGGGCTACACGCAGGGCGACATCGACCGCTGGGCCAACCTGGTGGCGCGCTCGATCCGCGCCTCGGGCGGGCGCCGTGGCGACATGGTCCACGTCGCCTACGGCTATGGCCTGTTCACCGGCGGGCTGGGTGCGCACTACGGCGCCGAGAAGCTCGGCTGCACGGTGATCCCGATGTCCGGCGGGCAGACCGAGAAGCAGGTGCAGCTGATCGTCGACTTCAAGCCCGACATCATCATGGTCACGCCCAGCTACATGCAGGTGATCATCGAGGAGTTCCGCCGCCAGGGGCTGGACCCGCGAGAGATGTCGGTGAAGGTGGGCATCTTCGGCGCCGAGCCCTGGACGGAAGCGATGCGCCGCGACATCGAGGCCGCCGCCGGCATCGACGCGGTGGACATCTACGGCCTGTCGGAAGTGATGGGCCCGGGTGTGGCCAACGAATGCATCGAGACCAAGGACGGCCCGGTGATCTGGGAAGACCACTTCTACCCCGAGATCATCGACCCCGACACCGGCGAAGTGCTGCCCGACGGCGCCGAGGGCGAGCTCGTCTTCACCACGCTGACCAAGGAAGCGCTGCCGGTGGTGCGTTACCGCACGCGCGACCTGACACGCCTGCTGCCGCCCACGGCGCGCAGCATGCGCCGAATCGGCAAGATCGTCGGCCGCAGCGACGACATGCTGATCATCCGCGGCGTCAACGTGTTCCCGACGCAGATCGAGGAGCTGATCCTGCAGAACGACAAGTTGAGCGGGCAATACCAGATCGTCGTCAAGCGCAACGGCCACCTCGACCAGATGACGGTGCGCTGCGAGGTGCGGCCCGATGCCGGCGCCTCGGGCACGGCCGACCGCCGCGAGATCGGCGAGTGGCTGCAGCACCGCATCAAGACGCTGGTGGGCGTGAGCGCCGAGATCGACGTCGGCATGCCCGATTCCATCGAACGCACGCTGGTGGGCAAGGCCCGCCGCGTGGTGGACCAACGGCCCAAGGGCTGA
- a CDS encoding TIGR01244 family sulfur transferase: MVPTRQLLRQIAPDVCVAPQLTPEAMADLAALGFKSVVNNRPDFEEGPDQPTSAQVQAAAQAAGLAYAYLPVQPAYQSPEEIARMAELLAALPRPMVAFCRSGNRSGKLYQAAVTR; this comes from the coding sequence ATGGTCCCGACCCGCCAACTGCTGCGCCAGATCGCCCCCGACGTGTGCGTCGCGCCACAGCTGACGCCCGAAGCCATGGCCGACCTGGCCGCGCTGGGCTTCAAGAGCGTCGTCAACAACCGGCCCGACTTCGAGGAAGGCCCGGATCAGCCGACCAGCGCGCAGGTGCAAGCCGCCGCGCAGGCCGCCGGCCTCGCCTATGCCTACCTGCCGGTGCAGCCCGCCTACCAGTCGCCCGAAGAGATCGCGCGGATGGCCGAGTTGCTCGCCGCCCTGCCGCGGCCGATGGTGGCCTTCTGCCGCAGCGGCAACCGCTCGGGCAAGCTGTACCAGGCCGCCGTCACCCGCTAG
- a CDS encoding TetR/AcrR family transcriptional regulator, translating into MARGRSADYQLNRETIVRTATRLFAQQGYPGTSMSDLARECGISKPLLYHYVSDKYELLREITESHVTRLESLVGEVESLGLAPAPRLRELIRRFVHEYAQARHDHGVLTQDVKFLEAKDRNRVLRKERAVVAAFAATIAQARPELAKAALDKPLTMLLFGMINWMFTWLSPEGRLRHDDMAPIVADLFLGGLGAVNPPPVTSAASVKAPV; encoded by the coding sequence ATGGCGCGGGGGCGCTCGGCCGACTACCAGCTCAACCGCGAGACCATCGTGCGCACGGCTACGCGGCTGTTCGCGCAGCAGGGCTATCCGGGCACGTCGATGAGCGACCTGGCGCGCGAGTGCGGCATCTCCAAGCCGCTGCTCTACCACTACGTCAGCGACAAGTACGAACTGCTGCGCGAGATCACCGAAAGCCACGTGACGCGGCTCGAGTCGCTGGTCGGCGAGGTGGAGTCACTCGGCCTGGCACCGGCGCCGCGGCTGCGCGAGCTGATCCGCCGCTTCGTGCACGAATACGCCCAGGCACGACACGACCACGGCGTGCTGACGCAGGACGTGAAGTTCCTCGAGGCCAAGGACCGCAATCGCGTGCTGCGCAAGGAGCGCGCGGTGGTCGCCGCCTTCGCCGCCACCATCGCGCAGGCGCGCCCTGAGCTGGCCAAGGCTGCCCTGGACAAGCCGCTGACCATGCTGCTGTTCGGCATGATCAACTGGATGTTCACCTGGCTGAGCCCCGAGGGCCGGCTGCGCCACGACGACATGGCGCCCATCGTGGCCGATCTCTTCCTCGGCGGGCTCGGCGCGGTGAACCCGCCCCCTGTCACTTCAGCCGCTTCAGTGAAAGCCCCGGTCTGA
- the paaE gene encoding 1,2-phenylacetyl-CoA epoxidase subunit PaaE codes for MSLQFHALPVKSIERDADALLVGFGVPAELRDTFAFSPGQYLTLRADVAGEDLRRSYSICSALDDGALRVGIRLLPGGAFSGWAADNLREGQTLQVMAPQGRFTLRPDPAQQRHLLFIAAGSGITPVLSLIKTLLRREPDTRCTLVYGNRRVATMMFKEELEDLKDRYLNRFTLLPVFSREAQDAPLFNGRLDEERIGQFLKTLVPADSVDEAFVCGPAGMLDGAVAALATAGVPPAKVHVERFGDVNAATAHHVEEGDADNAQVTLVIDGLARQVSFRLSDPSILDAARRTGLDVPYACKAGVCSTCKGKLLDGQVRMDRNLALTEAEVAQGFVLCCQSHPLTPSVTITLDER; via the coding sequence ATGAGCCTGCAATTCCATGCCCTGCCGGTGAAGAGCATCGAACGCGATGCCGACGCGCTGCTGGTCGGCTTCGGCGTGCCTGCCGAACTGCGCGACACCTTCGCCTTCTCGCCCGGCCAGTACCTGACGCTGCGTGCCGACGTGGCCGGCGAAGACCTGCGCCGCTCTTACTCGATCTGCAGCGCGCTCGACGACGGCGCGCTGCGCGTGGGCATCCGCCTGTTGCCCGGCGGCGCCTTCTCGGGCTGGGCCGCGGACAACCTGCGCGAAGGTCAGACGCTGCAAGTGATGGCACCGCAAGGGCGCTTCACGCTGAGGCCTGATCCGGCCCAGCAACGACACTTGCTCTTCATCGCCGCGGGCAGCGGCATCACGCCGGTGCTCTCGCTGATCAAGACGCTGCTGCGGCGCGAGCCGGACACGCGTTGCACGCTGGTCTATGGCAACCGCCGCGTGGCCACGATGATGTTCAAGGAAGAGCTGGAGGACCTGAAGGACCGCTACCTGAACCGCTTCACGCTGCTGCCGGTGTTCTCGCGCGAGGCGCAGGACGCGCCGCTGTTCAACGGCCGGCTCGACGAGGAGCGCATCGGCCAGTTCCTGAAGACGCTGGTGCCGGCCGACTCGGTGGACGAAGCCTTCGTCTGCGGCCCGGCCGGCATGCTCGACGGCGCCGTGGCGGCGCTGGCCACGGCCGGCGTACCGCCGGCGAAGGTGCACGTCGAGCGCTTCGGCGACGTCAACGCGGCCACCGCCCACCACGTCGAGGAGGGCGACGCCGACAACGCACAGGTCACGCTGGTCATCGACGGGCTGGCACGCCAGGTGTCGTTCCGCCTCAGCGACCCGTCCATCCTCGACGCCGCCCGGCGCACCGGCCTGGACGTGCCCTACGCCTGCAAGGCCGGCGTGTGCTCGACCTGCAAGGGCAAGCTGCTCGACGGCCAAGTGCGCATGGACCGCAACCTCGCACTCACCGAGGCCGAAGTGGCGCAGGGCTTCGTGCTGTGCTGCCAGTCGCACCCGCTCACCCCGAGCGTGACCATCACGCTGGACGAACGCTGA
- the paaC gene encoding 1,2-phenylacetyl-CoA epoxidase subunit PaaC, translating into MDANTLYVLRIADACLIHGQRVAEWCGHAPVLEEDIALTNVALDHIGQARSLLALAGVLEGRGRDEDALAFLRAEREYRNPTALELPNGDFARTVLRGFLWASFMKVLCTALAKSTNAQLAAIAAKSLKEVRYHQQHAGDWVVRLGDGTEESARRMGEALALLWPYTAEWFTDDEIDAQATATGIGPAWSSLQSAWRAEVDPVFAEALLTPLADTPFRSTGKRGVHSEHMGFLLAEMQSLPRAFPGAVW; encoded by the coding sequence ATGGATGCGAACACGCTCTACGTCCTGCGCATCGCGGATGCCTGCCTGATCCACGGCCAGCGCGTGGCCGAATGGTGCGGGCACGCGCCGGTGCTGGAAGAAGACATCGCGCTGACCAACGTCGCGCTCGACCACATCGGGCAGGCGCGCAGCCTGCTCGCGCTGGCCGGTGTGCTCGAAGGCCGCGGCCGGGACGAGGATGCGCTGGCCTTCCTGCGCGCCGAACGCGAGTACCGCAACCCGACCGCGCTGGAGCTTCCGAACGGAGACTTCGCACGCACGGTGCTGCGCGGCTTCCTGTGGGCGAGCTTCATGAAGGTGCTGTGCACGGCGCTGGCGAAGTCGACGAATGCGCAGCTCGCCGCCATCGCCGCCAAGAGCCTGAAGGAGGTGCGCTACCACCAGCAGCATGCCGGCGACTGGGTCGTGCGCCTGGGCGATGGCACCGAGGAATCGGCCCGCCGCATGGGCGAGGCACTGGCGCTGCTGTGGCCCTACACCGCCGAGTGGTTCACCGACGACGAGATCGACGCACAGGCCACCGCCACTGGCATCGGCCCGGCGTGGAGCTCGCTGCAATCGGCCTGGCGCGCCGAGGTGGACCCGGTGTTCGCCGAGGCCTTGCTGACGCCGCTGGCCGACACCCCGTTCCGCTCCACCGGCAAGCGCGGCGTGCACAGCGAGCACATGGGCTTCCTGCTCGCCGAGATGCAGTCGCTGCCGCGCGCCTTCCCCGGGGCGGTGTGGTGA
- the rpsU gene encoding 30S ribosomal protein S21 translates to MTTIRVKENEPFDVALRRFKRTIEKLGLLTDLRAREFYEKPTAERKRKKAAAVKRHFKRVRSMQLPKKLY, encoded by the coding sequence ATGACTACGATTCGCGTCAAAGAGAATGAGCCGTTCGACGTGGCACTGCGCCGCTTCAAGCGCACGATCGAGAAACTCGGGCTGCTGACCGACCTGCGCGCCCGCGAGTTCTACGAGAAGCCCACCGCCGAGCGCAAGCGCAAGAAGGCCGCGGCCGTCAAGCGCCATTTCAAGCGCGTTCGCAGCATGCAACTGCCCAAGAAGCTCTACTGA
- a CDS encoding enoyl-CoA hydratase-related protein, translating into MADDAAPVLSHRDGAVQTLTLNRPQALNSFNGAMHDALSTELKAAAADSAVRCVVITGAGRGFCAGQDLSDPAIAPDLTPGAPPRDIGNLIEARYKPLAMLLHHFPVPVIAAVNGVAAGAGANLALNCDIVLAAKSASFIQAFSKIGLVPDCGGTWLLPRLVGRAHAMALALLGDKCNAEDAQRLGMIWRCVDDAALADETKALAERLAGMPSKALAETRRAFAAADHMDLSAALSMEGEVQRRLGMSHDYLEGVTAFFAKRAPRFTDR; encoded by the coding sequence ATGGCCGACGATGCCGCCCCTGTACTGAGCCATCGAGATGGCGCCGTGCAGACCCTCACTCTGAACCGGCCGCAGGCGCTGAACAGCTTCAACGGCGCGATGCACGACGCGCTGTCGACGGAGCTGAAGGCGGCTGCCGCCGACTCTGCGGTGCGCTGCGTCGTCATCACCGGCGCCGGCCGTGGCTTCTGCGCCGGCCAGGATCTGTCGGACCCGGCCATCGCCCCCGACCTCACGCCCGGTGCGCCGCCGCGCGACATCGGCAACCTGATCGAAGCACGCTACAAGCCGCTGGCGATGCTTCTGCACCACTTCCCGGTGCCGGTGATCGCGGCGGTGAACGGGGTGGCCGCAGGCGCCGGCGCCAATCTGGCGCTGAACTGCGACATCGTGCTGGCAGCGAAATCCGCCTCCTTCATCCAGGCCTTCTCGAAGATCGGTCTGGTGCCCGACTGCGGCGGCACCTGGCTGCTGCCGCGCCTGGTTGGCCGGGCCCACGCGATGGCGCTGGCGCTGCTCGGCGACAAGTGCAACGCCGAGGACGCGCAGCGCCTGGGCATGATCTGGCGCTGCGTCGACGACGCGGCGCTCGCCGACGAGACGAAGGCGCTGGCCGAGCGGCTCGCCGGCATGCCGTCCAAGGCCCTGGCCGAAACACGCCGCGCCTTCGCCGCCGCCGACCACATGGATCTCTCCGCCGCACTGAGCATGGAAGGCGAGGTGCAGCGGCGGCTGGGCATGAGCCACGACTACCTCGAAGGCGTGACCGCCTTCTTCGCCAAGCGCGCACCCCGTTTCACGGACCGCTGA
- a CDS encoding ABC transporter substrate-binding protein, which translates to MNFKRLLLPTLLALLGAAGAARADITVGVTVSATGPAASLGIPEKNTIDLMPKTIAGQKINYIVLDDGSDTTKAVANTRKLITEDKVDIVLGSTITPNSLAMIDVVAENQVPMISMAASARIVEPVDAKKRWVFKTPQNDIMMSLAIATHMANSGVKTVGFIGFADAYGEGWYGEFAKVASLKGLQIVANERYARTDTAVTGQVLKILGTKPDAVLIAGSGTPAALPQKTLRERGYTGKYYQTHGVANSDFLRVGGKDVDDTYLPAGPVLVADQLPASNPVRKSALAYVAAYEAAHGKGSVSTFGAHAWDAGLLMTAAIPVALKKAKPGTAEFRAALRDALEQVKDLPGAHGIFSMSPTDHLGLDQRARVMVKIQNGTWKYQP; encoded by the coding sequence ATGAACTTCAAACGCCTCTTGCTGCCCACGCTGCTCGCCCTGCTCGGTGCCGCCGGCGCGGCCCGCGCCGACATCACCGTCGGCGTCACCGTCTCGGCCACCGGCCCAGCCGCGTCGCTGGGCATCCCGGAGAAGAACACGATCGACCTGATGCCCAAGACCATCGCCGGGCAGAAGATCAACTACATCGTGCTCGACGACGGCTCCGACACCACCAAGGCGGTGGCCAACACGCGCAAGCTGATCACCGAAGACAAGGTCGACATCGTGCTCGGCTCGACGATCACGCCGAACTCGCTGGCGATGATCGACGTGGTCGCGGAGAACCAGGTGCCGATGATCTCGATGGCTGCCTCGGCGCGCATCGTCGAGCCGGTCGACGCGAAGAAGCGCTGGGTCTTCAAGACGCCGCAGAACGACATCATGATGTCGCTGGCGATCGCCACCCACATGGCCAACAGCGGCGTGAAGACGGTCGGCTTCATCGGCTTCGCCGATGCCTACGGCGAAGGCTGGTACGGCGAGTTCGCCAAGGTGGCCTCGCTCAAGGGCCTGCAGATCGTCGCCAATGAACGTTATGCGCGCACCGACACCGCCGTCACCGGCCAGGTGCTGAAGATCCTGGGCACCAAGCCCGATGCGGTGCTGATCGCCGGCTCCGGCACGCCGGCAGCGCTGCCGCAGAAGACGCTCCGCGAGCGCGGCTACACCGGCAAGTACTACCAGACGCACGGCGTGGCCAACAGCGATTTCCTGCGCGTGGGCGGCAAGGACGTCGACGACACCTACCTGCCCGCCGGCCCCGTGCTGGTGGCCGACCAGCTGCCGGCCTCGAACCCGGTGCGCAAATCGGCGCTGGCCTACGTGGCCGCCTACGAGGCGGCGCATGGCAAGGGCTCGGTCTCGACCTTCGGCGCACACGCCTGGGACGCCGGCCTGCTGATGACCGCGGCCATCCCGGTCGCGCTGAAGAAGGCCAAGCCCGGCACGGCGGAGTTCCGCGCTGCGCTGCGCGACGCGCTCGAGCAGGTGAAGGACCTTCCCGGCGCGCACGGCATCTTCAGCATGTCGCCGACCGACCACCTGGGCCTGGACCAGCGCGCCCGCGTGATGGTCAAGATCCAGAACGGCACCTGGAAGTACCAGCCCTGA
- the paaI gene encoding hydroxyphenylacetyl-CoA thioesterase PaaI: MKDTSFSDAQHLAERVRDTMFATDRCAHAMGMEVTAISPGHASVAMTVREDMLNGFGTCQGGLIATLADMAFAYACNSYNELTVASGFDVDLLGPGKPGDRLTATGRVVSQGSRMGVYDIEVSNQSGERIAVFRGRSYRMKGKQVVT; this comes from the coding sequence ATGAAGGACACCAGCTTCAGCGACGCGCAGCACCTCGCCGAGCGGGTGCGCGACACCATGTTCGCGACCGACCGTTGCGCCCACGCGATGGGCATGGAGGTCACTGCAATCTCGCCCGGCCACGCCAGCGTGGCGATGACGGTGCGCGAGGACATGCTCAACGGCTTCGGCACCTGCCAAGGTGGGCTGATCGCCACGCTGGCCGACATGGCCTTCGCCTACGCCTGCAACTCGTACAACGAGCTCACCGTCGCCTCGGGTTTCGACGTCGACCTGCTCGGCCCCGGAAAGCCGGGCGACCGGCTCACCGCCACCGGCCGCGTCGTCTCGCAGGGCTCGCGCATGGGCGTGTACGACATCGAGGTGAGCAACCAGAGCGGCGAGCGCATTGCGGTGTTCCGCGGCCGCTCGTACCGCATGAAGGGCAAGCAGGTCGTGACCTGA
- a CDS encoding GatB/YqeY domain-containing protein: MSLKERITEDMKAAMRAKEAARLLTIRGLLAAMKQKEVDERIELDDAAVIGIVDKLIKQRKDSISQFGAAGRTDLVDKETSELQVLESYLPQRLSAEEITTAVAAIVAELGATGPSDMGKVMGAVKAKLAGKADMGQVSAAVKQALSR, encoded by the coding sequence ATGAGCCTCAAGGAACGCATCACCGAAGACATGAAGGCCGCCATGCGCGCCAAGGAAGCCGCCCGGCTGCTGACCATCCGCGGCCTGCTCGCGGCGATGAAGCAGAAGGAAGTCGACGAGCGCATCGAGCTCGACGACGCGGCCGTCATCGGCATCGTCGACAAGCTGATCAAGCAGCGCAAGGATTCGATCTCGCAGTTCGGCGCCGCCGGGCGAACCGACCTGGTCGACAAGGAAACGTCGGAGCTGCAGGTGCTCGAGAGCTACCTGCCGCAGCGCCTGTCGGCCGAGGAGATCACCACCGCCGTGGCCGCCATCGTCGCCGAACTCGGCGCCACCGGCCCCAGCGACATGGGCAAGGTGATGGGCGCCGTGAAGGCGAAACTGGCCGGCAAGGCCGACATGGGGCAGGTGTCTGCCGCCGTGAAGCAGGCTCTGTCTCGTTGA
- the paaB gene encoding 1,2-phenylacetyl-CoA epoxidase subunit PaaB, with product MSTKNEWPLWEVFVRSKSGLDHKHCGSLHASDSAMALQMARDVYTRRQEGASVWVVRSDQIVASDPDTKDMFFEPAEDKVYRHPTFYKLPADVDHM from the coding sequence ATGAGCACGAAGAACGAATGGCCCCTGTGGGAAGTGTTCGTCCGCAGCAAGAGCGGGCTGGACCACAAGCATTGCGGCAGCCTGCACGCGAGCGACTCGGCGATGGCGCTGCAGATGGCCCGCGACGTCTACACGCGCCGCCAGGAAGGCGCCAGCGTGTGGGTGGTGCGCTCCGACCAGATCGTGGCGAGCGACCCGGACACCAAGGACATGTTCTTCGAGCCCGCCGAGGACAAGGTCTATCGCCACCCGACCTTCTACAAGCTGCCGGCCGACGTGGACCACATGTGA